A window from Centropristis striata isolate RG_2023a ecotype Rhode Island chromosome 4, C.striata_1.0, whole genome shotgun sequence encodes these proteins:
- the il10ra gene encoding interleukin-10 receptor subunit alpha, translating into MITSLLIPDMDLSNTTPILVFLIININFVTAGLKIPSLDKLEVNILDGEVIVYWKHPADAPSNLTYNVQMAKYIGAWNNVSSCTKITRNFCDLSSFVVDDYRAGYKVRVQVVSGDGVSAWTAKRFYPNLSELQPPSFTLWATSSSLTVHVHQKPILKKLFPFGLTYTIYLEDTGQNRKNTTAYLKDDVGDDERSKTFSSLRWGREYCVSVTVEGIGGTNPSSVSPRKCLLLPEQEWFIIAVSSLSILGGLAIFVIMATILLCYLRGSEKTPTALKSPVSGWLPLSVGEGAVEVVTDKGWFLSSYRTEVTNCVVPSDPETNVTVIEEDGEEDRRTSMDSGVGMESSSATNSGKSPPMQQEDSGCGSLGGPESSSSCQTDYPLQEERTDMDIAQKRDYSGVVLPCHLDCSSINLEGQDNGFAGGNYRSQSGSAVQIHVCDEEEMFKQKLPDLAEVVTGYRATPQLCVCSGAGQCTWCHKQGFYDTEVIKQYRAMCIENGLLSSKSDFVDSYKAGFTISNYSKTQMDTVMVNGFETTFIQLGETFPLLTALAPLPLVEAGQDFNMNNVSLSLCDVQLTAE; encoded by the exons ATGATAACATCTCTCCTGATACCAGACATGGATTTAAGCAATACAACACCAATTCTTGTCTTCCTGATTATCAACATAAACTTTGTGACAG CAGGACTCAAGATCCCGTCACTTGACAAGTTGGAGGTGAATATTTTGGACGGGGAGGTTATAGTATATTGGAAACATCCTGCAGATGCCCCCTCAAACCTCACGTACAATGTACAAATGGCAAA GTACATTGGTGCATGGAACAATGTGAGCAGCTGCACCAAGATCACAAGGAACTTCTGTGATCTTAGTAGCTTTGTAGTAGATGACTATCGTGCAGGCTACAAGGTCAGAGTTCAGGTGGTTTCGGGAGATGGCGTGTCTGCGTGGACTGCAAAAAGATTTTACCCAAATTTAA GTGAATTGCAGCCTCCCTCCTTCACTTTGTGGGCTACTTCCAGCTCGCTGACAGTTCATGTTCACCAAAAACCCATCCTGAAAAAACTCTTTCCTTTTGGGCTCACCTACACCATCTACCTGGAGGACACAGGGCAGAATAGAAAG AATACGACAGCCTACCTGAAAGATGACGTAGGGGATGATGAACGGAGTAAGACTTTCAGTTCTCTCCGCTGGGGGAGAGAGTACTGTGTCAGTGTCACAGTAGAGGGCATTGGAGGAACAAACCCCAGCAGTGTGTCCCCTAGAAAGTGTCTGCTGCTACCAGAGCAAG AATGGTTCATAATTGCTGTGTCATCCCTTTCTATTCTGGGTGGGCTGGCCATCTTCGTTATCATGGCAACCATCCTCCTGTGTTACCTGAGAGGATCAGAGAAAACCCCCACTGCATTG AAATCCCCTGTGAGCGGCTGGCTTCCACTCTCTGTTGGAGAAGGCGCTGTGGAAGTTGTGACAGACAAAGGATGGTTCCTGTCCAGTTACAGAACAGAAGTGACAAACTGTGTGGTGCCCAGTGACCCAGAGACAAATGTTACAGTAATAGAGGAAGATGGAGAGGAAGACAGGAGGACCAGCATGGACAGCGGAGTCGGCATGGAGTCCAGCTCTGCTACTAACAGCGGAAAAAGTCCTCCAATGCAACAAGAAGACAGCGGCTGTGGGAGCTTAGGAGGACCAGAGAGCTCCAGCAGCTGTCAGACAGATTACcccctgcaggaggagaggactGATATGGACATAGCTCAGAAGAGGGACTATAGTGGGGTGGTGCTGCCCTGCCACCTTGATTGTTCCTCCATTAATCTGGAGGGGCAGGACAATGGGTTTGCTGGTGGTAATTATCGCAGCCAGAGCGGCTCTGCTGTGCAGATTCATGTCTGTGACGAAGAGGAGATGTTTAAACAAAAACTTCCTGATTTGGCCGAAGTGGTCACCGGTTACAGGGCTACACCTCAACTGTGCGTTTGCTCAGGAGCAGGTCAGTGCACCTGGTGCCACAAACAAGGCTTTTATGACACTGAGGTTATCAAACAATACAGAGCAATGTGTATTGAAAATGGACTGCTGAGCAGCAAAAGTGACTTTGTGGACTCTTACAAGGCGGGATTTACAATATCAAATTATTCTAAAACACAAATGGACACTGTCATGGTGAATGGCTTTGAAACAACTTTTATACAACTGGGGGAGACTTTCCCTCTGCTCACAGCTCTGGCACCGCTGCCCCTAGTGGAGGCAGGGCAGGACTTTAACATGAAcaatgtctccctctctctatgtGACGTACAGCTGACGGCTGAGTGA